The genomic interval AAAGTCTATAAATACCTCAATTTTAACCTCATAGAAGATTACGAACTCGCGAACTAATAGAGTTCTTGAAAGAACTCTTGACACGTTTTTAAAGCAAAGCTCTAAAAACTACGTTAACACTGGGTTTACTTCGGCAGTAAGCCCACGCACCTTTGGTGCTTTGCTTCTTTTACAAGAAGCATAAGACCCACAAAAGCCACTCGTTTTGAGTGGCTTTTACTTTTACATGTAAGGATATTTTTGATTATCACTAAAAACTGCCTTGTAACCCTTGACTACACTGTTTTTGACACGGAAAACAACCTTTTGGACAGTGGCGTTACACCGCTTGTTTATCTGCATGGAGGGTACGGCGATGTTTTTGAAAAAATCGAAAAAACACTTGAGGGTAAAAGTGTGGGAGAAAGTATTCACATTCAACTTTCACCCAAAGAGGCATTTGGAGAGTACAAGCAAGAGTTTGTTTTAATCGAAGAGCGCACGATGTTTGAAGATGATTTGGAAGTCGGGCAAAATGTTGAAATGGTCTTTAGTGAAGATGATGAGAGCGAGATCATGTTAACATACGCGGTGGTTGAAATCCTAGAAGATCGCGTGATTTTAGATGCCAACCATCCTCTCTCAGGTCTTAGCATCATCTTTGATGGCACTGTCATCGGAGTTCGAGATGCAACCAGTGATGAAATTGAGAAAAGACTCCTCGGGAATGAAGAAGAGTCTTTAGTCGCATACCAAGACTAAGTCAGTTTCGCTTCCAACGCTTCCACCACTTGGTGCATTTTGTACAGTGAATCAGGATTGAGTGAGATCGAATCGATCCCATTTTTCACCAAAAACTCCGTAATTTCAGGGTAATCAGAAGGCGCTTGCCCGCAAATACCGATGTATTTACCGTGTGCTTTACATGCTTCGATTGCCATTTTCAGCATTTTTGTCACGGCAGGATTACGCTCATCGAAAATATGTGCGATCATCCCACTCTCTCTGTCTACCCCTAAAACAAGCTGTGTCAGATCATTCGATCCAATCGAATAGCCATCAAAGATTTTCAAAAACGCATCGGCAATGATCACATTGGCAGGTATCTCGCACATCGCGTAAATTTTAAGTCCATTTTCCCCTTGCACCAAACCTTGCGCGTTCATAATGCCAATGACTTTTGCCCCTTCTTCGGGTGTTCGCACAAACGGAAGCATGATGACAACATTGGTTAGTCCCATATCGTCTCGCACGCGCTTAAGCGCTTCACACTCCCATGCATATGCCTCTTTATAACTTTCATCGTAATAGCGACTTGCCCCACGAAACCCTATCATGGGGTTTTCTTCGACGGCCTCGTAAGCTAGACCTCCTAGCATATTGCGGTATTCATTGCTTTTAAAATCACTCGTGCGAATGATGACGGGTTTAGGGTAAAATGCCGCAGCAATCATGCCCACACCTTCGCTGATCTTTTGCAAGAAAAACTCTTTAGCATCACGATAAGGAGCCATAAAGGCTTTGATGGCTTCTTCATCTTTGACCTTATTGCCTTTGTGCATATTCACCAGTGCCATCGGATGGGCATTGATGGAATGCGTCATAATAAACTCCATACGAGCCAGTCCGACGCCATCATTGGGCATTTTGGCAAGATTGAACGCTTCGGCTGGATTGCCCACATTCATCATGAGTTTTGTCTTTGTCTCTTTAAGGGAGCTTATATCCATCGTTTTACATGTAAAGGCAATTTCACCTTCATAGATATAGCCTTCATCGCCCTGCGCACAGCTGACGGTGACTTTTTGAGTGTTACTGAGCACTTCGGTGGCATTGCCACATCCTACGACCGCAGGCACACCGATCTCACGTGCAACGATGGCGGCATGACAGGTTCGGCTGCCTCGGTTGGTAATGAGCGCGGAAGCTTTTTTCATGATAGGTTCCCAATCAGGGTTGGTCGTATCGGCAACCAAAACATCTCCCTCGTTAAAGCGAGCAAATTCGGAGGTCGTGTGGATGACGTTAACTTTTCCACTGCCTATTTTATCGCCCACAGCGCGACCTGAGGTGAGAAGCTTTGCCTCTTTAGTGCTATCAAGTGTATATTTTTCGATGGAAATATGGTTTTGAAGCTTGCTCTGCACCGTTTCAGGGCGCGCTTGGACGATGTAGAGTTTACCATCCAACCCATCTTTTGCCCACTCAATATCCATCGGGCGTTTGTAATACTCCTCAATAATGAGTGCATGACGCGCTAATTGTAGCACTTCGCTCTCAGTGATGCAGAAGCTATTTTGCTCGTGCGGTGTTGTTGGAACATTGATGGTATGGGTTGCTTCGCTGTAGAGCATTTTCTCTTTTTTACTGCCCAAAGAGCGTTTTAAAATCGTATTGAGCCCTTGTTTAAGGGTTGGTTTAAAAACAAAAAATTCATCGGCATTGACTTTACCACTGACCACATTTTCGCCCAATCCCCAGATAGCATTGATTAAGATGATATTTTCTGAGCCACTCTCGGTGTCAATGCTAAACATAACGCCACTGCTTGCTTTATCGCTTCGAACCATCTTTTGAATTCCCACAGAAAGCGCAACCTTAAAATGATCAAACCCTCGACTGCTACGGTAACTAATAGCACGATCCGTAAACAAAGAAGCATAGCACTGCTTCACACTTTGCAAAAGTTTTTCAGGTGTGTCAATGTTTAAAAAGGTCTCTTGTTGTCCTGCAAAACTGGCATCGGGAAGATCTTCAGCCGTGCCTGAGGAGCGCACAGCGACATCGATATGTTCTGAGCCATACTCTTGTGAGAGCATATGATAAGCACTTTGTAGCTCTTTACTCAGCTGTTCAGGAAGCGTAGCATTTAAGATGAGCTCGCGAATGGTATGACCACACGTTTGCAGAGCAAGCGTATCGGCACAATCGAGATTTTTGAGGGATGCTTGGATTTTTGCATCGATGCCATTTTCTTTAAGTAACAGACGATACGCATCACTCGTGGTTGCAAAACCATTGGGAACACGAATGCCTTTGGTTGATAATTTTTGGTACATTTCGCCAAGACTGGCATTTTTACCGCCCACAAGGGCGATATCACTGAGGTGAAGTTCATTGAAGAATCGAATGTAACGCATCATAACCTCCCGTACGAAAAGTTACTCCTATAGTAGCACAAAACAGAATTAAGGTCGCTATAAAAAGAAGATTACATGTAAGGTGAAAATGAGTTATTTTTGCTTCAACCAACGCTTAGCACAGACCAAAGTCGTACCCAATAAAATCAACGATGCGAACCAAAAAGAGGCATAAGGATGCACAAACTGGTTCATGACATACGCCAGCATTGGTCCAAGTGCTGCACCAAAGTCTATAAGCAATGAGTAGGTCGTCATAATTTTGATTTTGGCACCATTACTGGCCGTATCGGCTGCCAAAGCATCGGCAATGGTGGTAAGCGATGTAGCGGTAGCTTGTAACAAAAGAAGTACGCCGATCCATAACCAAAGGGGCAGATCAAACGAGACGAGTGCAAAGAGAATACTCGCTAAGAGCGTTGAAATCAAAAGCAAAGGGTACCGACCGGCTTTTCCATCGGTTAAGCTGCCAAACAGAGGGGCTAAAAAAGGCTCAAATCCCCAACGAATTGCTTGGAGAATACCTGCAAGTGATGAAGCACCAATGAGGCAGCCAAAGATCAATACCACCGAACCATTATGAATATTAATCAGATACGAGAGTGTTGATGTCACAATTCCTTGGTAAATGAGCGCAAAAAACATCCCAATGCCTAAAACCGATAAGACCGTACGATTGCTCCACAGTGAAAAGTGTCGTTCATCTTCGACGTGGTGCGCCACCATACCTTGGGATGTTGGTTTAATAACGATAAAAACAACGGGTAACGCGCAAAGGGTAACAAGACTAAAGATCACCGATGTGGTGGTTAAGCCATAAAAATCTGCTAAAAATCCTCCAATCAACATGCCCACTAAGCTTCCAAGGCGATACAAGCCATTGTAAAGCCCCATACTTTTACCTCTCGTCGCATCGGTTGCATATTCTAAAATCGTAAAATAAGCACCTAACCTTAAAAATCCCCACGCAACGCCCCAAAAACAACGCGCAATCAAAAGTCCAATAAATCCTTGAATTAAACCATACGAAAGAGTCGTTCCAAATGCCAACAAAACCGCGATCAAAACGCCTGTGCGCGCGCTAATTTTCGTGTAAAGCCAGCCGATAAGAGGATTGAGTGGGAGTCTGACTAAGCGGTTGATGGATAAAAGAATGCCTACTTGCCATAACGAAGTAAGCCCAGCTTCTTCAAAGTGCGTAGGTAAAACAACGTAGAGCATAGAATCGCCCACTAAGCAGACAGCGGTAATAAGTGCGATAATAATGATAGGATTTTTCTGAAAAGTGGGAAGCGTTTCGGGTTTCATAAAACCAGCTATGCTATTGGATTTCACATGTAAAAGGAAAAAAACGTATTAAATGGTCGGAGTGACGTGATTCGAACACGCGACCTCTACCACCCCAAGGTAGCGCGCTAGCCAGGCTGCGCTACACCCCGACACATTTAAGAGTTTGGATTTTAACAAAGATAACCAAAAAGTTTTATTATAATTAAGAAAAAATCATGAATGGAATGAATGAAAGAAATTCTCTTAACCACGTTTAACGCGCGCTATGCACACACCTCCATCGCACAACGCTATTTGTTTGCAAATCTTGAAGAGCTTCAAGAAAGAGCGAAAATAGTGGAGTTTGTCATCAACTCTCAAGTGGTCGATGCCGCCGAAGAAATTTTGAGGTACCAGCCCAAAATCGTAGGTATTGGTGCGTATATTTGGAATGCTTTGGAGGTGCAAGAGCTTATAAGCATTCTTAAAAAAGTTGCGCCTCAAATTCTCATCATTTTAGGAGGTCCCGAAGCGAGCCATTTTCCGCATCGTGTGGATTTTAGCAAAGCAGATTATATCATCCAAGGGGAGGGTGATATTGCTTTTTATCAGCTTTGTAAAACACTTTTAGAAGGAGCGCTACCGCCAGAGCGTGTTATTAAAGCGCCTATGGTTAATTTAAGCGCCATCAAACTTCCCTATGATTATTACACAGACCACGATATTAAAAACCGATACTGTTACGTGGAAGCGAGTCGTGGATGCCCGTTTACCTGCGAGTTTTGTCTCTCTTCAGCGGATAAAAAAGTGCGTGATCTAGAGATAACACGCTTTATTGCAGAACTTGAAAAACTCTGGCTTCGTGGGGTGCGCAATTTTAAGTTTATCGACCGAACATTTAACTTAAGCATTGAAAATGCAACGAAACTTTTGGACTTTTTTCTCTCAAAAACGGAAATATATTTTGTCCATTTTGAAGTCATACCCGACCATTTTCCCTCCGTTCTTCGTGAAAAAATAGCACAATTTCCTCCAGCAGCACTGCAACTGGAAGTGGGCATTCAAACGCTTGATCCTGAAATATCGAAAAATATCCACCGACGCCTCAACATACCAAAGATTGAAGAGAATCTTGCCTTCTTGCAAAATGAGACGCATGCCCATTTACATGTAGACTTGATTATCGGTCTGCCAGGGGAGAGTTTGGAGGGGTTTGGGCGCAATTTAGATAAGCTCTATTCGCTGACACAGTGTGAGATTCAAATTGGAATTCTTAAAAAGCTCTCAGGTACAACGATTTCAAGGCATGATGAGATTTACGGTATGGAATACTCTGACAAACCGCCGTATGATATTTTGCAAAATGATCTGATTCCTTTTGATCAGATGCAAAAGATGAAGCGTTTTGCGCGCTTTTGGGACATGATCTACAACAGTGGCAATTTCAAAAAAAGTGCCACCTATTTGTGGCGCGAAGGTAAGGTGTATGAAGGCTTTTACGCCTTTAGTGAATGGCTTTATACGCAAACAAAATCAACATGGCAAATTTCGCTGGATCGTTTAGCGGAGTTGATCTTTCGGTATCTTTGTGAGGTGATGAAACACGAAGAAGTGATCCTAAAAGCTAGTTTGATTGAAGATATTATGACGGTACGTGGACGTAAAATGCCCTCTTTCTTACGTGATAATTATCTTCCAGAAGAGGCTCAAAAAGAAGGTTCATTAAAACACAATAAGCGACAGTTAAAACATGTCACATCTTAAGGAGAAAGAATGAAAATTGATAAAAGTTGGTTAACCGATAGTTTAAGTGCGTCACTGGTTGTGATTTCATTTGTTCTACCAGAACCTTATGCCCATTGGGCGCTGCTTGCAGGTCTTTTTGCGCTCTCGGGTGCGATTACCAATCAAATTGCAATTCACATGTTGTTTGAAAAAGTGCCTTTTTTGTATGGAAGTGGCGTGATTCAACTGCAATTTGAGGCGTTTAAAACTTCGATTAAACAGTTGATGATGAATCAGTTCTTTACCAAAGAGCAGTTGGATGCTTTTTTTGAAAAAGAGAAGAAAACGCTTGATTTAGCGCCTATCATTGTAGATATTGATTTTTCACCTGCCTTTGATGCACTGACTAAAACCGTGATGGAGTCATCATTTGGTGGAATGCTCGGTATGTTTGGCGGGGAACGCGCATTAGAGGGGCTTCGAGCACCTTTTAGCGAAAAACTCAAAGATGCCATCATTGAAATCAGTGAAAGTGATGTATTTCAACAAAAAATAGCACAAAGTATACAAAATTCATCACTTAGTGATGATATGCTTATCACAATAGAGCAGATGATCGATGCAAGGCTGAGTGAGCTGACACCACAGATGGTCAAAGAGATCGTGCAGAATTTTATCAAAGATCATTTAGGCTGGCTCGTTGTTTGGGGTGGATTTTTCGGAGCATTGATCGGGCTTCTTTCGACTTTAATTCTATAATACATAAAATAATACATAGTAAAGAGGTTTCATGGAGTGTTCGTATTTTGGGAAATGTGGTAGTTGTACGCTGTATACATTGGACTATGAGGCGCAAGTTGAGCATAAAAAAGCACAGATGCAGACGTTATTTAAACCTTTACATGTAAACACATTTGAGTACTTCCAAACACCCTCAGAACACTACCGTGGACGCTCTGAATTCCGCATCTGGAAAGAGGGCGATACGATCAGTTATGCTATGGGTTCCTTCGATAAGAAAGGGGCTGTATGTATAGAAACATGCCCTAAAGTTGAGTTGAAAATCTATACATTGATGCCAGCGCTTCTCAAACAAATAGAAACTTCCACCATGCTTCGCGAGAAGCTTTTTGCGATTGAATTCTTAGCTTCCTCCGAGCATCTTTTGGTCACGCTCATCTACCACAAACCTTTACATGGTGAATGGGATGAAGCAGCCAAAGTGTTGGAAAAAGCGTTTGGTATTTTGATTATTGGGCGTAGTCGCGGCATGAAACGTCTCCTTACACAAGATTTTGTGGAAGATCGTTTTGAAATTGCTGGAAAAGCGTATCGCTACCATATCATCGAAGGAGGCTTTTCCCAACCCAATCGCTTGATGAATCAAAAAATGATCAGCTGGGTGCTCAGTCATCTTGAAAATTGTGAAGATTTATTGGAGCTTTACTGCGGTTATGGGAACTTCACGATTCCCATGGCGCAGAAATTTCAAAAGGTTTTAGCCACTGAGATTTCTAAAACGTCCATCAAATCAGCACTTCAAAACTGTGAACTCAATGACGTCCATAACATCGCATTTTTACGCATGAGCGCTGAAGAGTTAACGTCTGCTTTGAAAAAAGAGCGTGAATACAACCGCTTGGCGGGCATCAATTTAGAAGAGTACCATTTTAGTCATGTCTTTGTCGATCCTCCTCGTTCGGGGATGGATGAGGCGAGCTTAGCATTTATCTCTCAGTTTGAAAACATCATCTATATTTCATGCAATCCCGAGACACTTAAACGCGATTTGGAAGTGTTAACCAAGCAGTACGCCATCCTCCATTTTGCCTTGTTCGATCAATTCCCGAACACTGAGCATTTGGAGTCTGGCGTCATTTTAAAACGCCTTTAGCCCTTTTACATGTAAAGGGCTAAATCTTAAAGAGTGCTAGCTTTGAAGCAAGGGTGTTGGAGAGATTGAGAAGCTCATCGGATGAGGCATTGAGGTTTTTCACATCGCTGCTATTTTGCAAGGATGATTCGTAAATCTGACCAATATTTTTAATAATTGTCGCCGTATTGAGCGAAAGACGCTGAGATACCTCTGACGCGATCTGCGAAGCATCTGATGCCTCTTTGATAATGGCTTCCGTGGTGCTAATTTTAAGCTCAACCTCTTCAGAATTGTTCGCCATTTGTTCAATAAATTTATAATTTTCACTCATCTGACCACTCGCATCCATAATGTTTTGAACAATGACATTAATGGTCGCATTAATCTCCGTAAGACTGCGTTGGGTGCGCTCCGCCAAATTTCGCACTTCATCCGCCACAACGGCAAACCCACGACCATGCTCTCCCGCACGCGCAGCTTCAATAGCTGCGTTGAGCGCCAAAAGATTGGTCTGATCGGCAATATCGGAGATGACGGTGAGGACATTTTTCACTTGATTGGCATCTTGGCTGAGCTGTTGCAAGCGCTCAGATGTATGCGATTCAACCTCGGAAGCTTGTTGAATATTGGCAACCAAATGTTTGATCTCTTGGGCTGTAGTGTTGAGTGTTTTAGACGCATTTAAGATATTTTCACTCGTTTGTGTTGCATTGAGCGTATTTTGCTCCAGCGTTGTTTTCATCGCATCGCCCAAATCTTTGGTCTGTTTGACAAAATCGCGCTCTGCAACCATACGTTTATCGACTTCATGGGATATGCTTGAAAATTGATGTGCCATCGAAGCACTCTCGGTTGATGTTTTCGTTGAAGCTACCACCGTTTGGTGAATTTTTTCAATAAACTGATTGATATTTTCAGATAAAGCTGCGATTTCATCTTTTGAATTGATTTGAATGCGCTTGGTAAGATCACCGCTTCCTTTGGCGAGATCGAGCGTAATAGTAGAGAGCGCATCGATTGAATTGGTCATACTGATGACCATAACACGCGTAAAAATAAAGAAAAAGACCATCCCAAAAACAGACCCTGCAATTAATATCAGTCGTTCTGTTCCTGTGATCAGAAGTGAGACTAAGATAATATTTGCCATAAAACCACATAAGGTTCCGATTGCTAAAAACCAACCTTTTGTTTTAATCTTAATTTGATTAAGAAACATTACTCCTCCTTGAATGTAAACCATTGGATTATAACAAATTCATATGATAAAAGGAATGGATAATCGAGGCAAAAGATTGAGTGTGCTATACTTCCCACTTAAAATTTTTTTAAAGGAGCAATAATGGAATGCGACATTTCAAATATTAGCATGCCTGGTGATGCAGGCATAAAAGACATTTTTTCGATGTGTAAGAGTATTGCCATTATTGGTTTATCTCCTGATCCTACCAAAGATAGCCATAAAGTGGCACGCTACTTGCAAGAATGTGGGTTTAAAATCTATCCGATTTATCCTAAAGAGGAGATGATTTTAGGTGAAACCGTTTACCGAACTCTTTTAGAGATTCCCGAACGTGTGGATATGGTAAATATGTTTCGAAAGCCTGAAATCGCCGATAGTTTGATCGAAGAGGTTTTAAAAAAAGGTGATGTGAAAGTCTTTTGGTTGCAATTGGGCATCGTCAATAATCAAGCGTGTGCCAAAGCACATGAAAACGGCCTCATTGCCGTACAAAATCGATGCACCAAAGTAGAATATGAAAGGTTAATGAAATAAAATGATAGCTCTTAGTGAAATAGTCAAAGCAAAACGACAACTGGCCAATGTGGTCACAAAAACACCTTGCGCACTTGCTCCTCATTTGAGTGAAGAAGTAGGCGCACAGGTTTATCTCAAAAAAGAGAATCTCCAAATTACAGGAGCGTATAAACTCAGAGGTGCTTACAATAAAATCGCCTCTCTCACCAAAGAAGAGCGTGCTCAAGGCGTGATTGCGGCGAGTGCGGGAAACCATGCTCAAGGCGTTGCTTACTCGGCTCGAAGTTTTGGCATTTCTGCCACCATCGTTATGCCCGAAGCGACTCCTCTTTTAAAAGTAACAGGGACAAAAGCCTTAGGGGCTGAAGTGATTTTGAGTGGCGATAATTACGATGAAGCGTATGCGTATGCGCTCACCTACGCCAAAGAGCACGGATTGACGTTTATTCACCCGTTTGAAGATGACATCGTCATCGCAGGGCAAGGCACCGTTGCATTAGAGATGATCGATGAGATCAATGATCTTGACATTATCGTTGTTCCTATCGGTGGAGGAGGGCTCATCAGTGGTATGGCTTCTGCCATCAAGCAGATCGATCCTAAAATCAGAGTCATTGGTGTCAATGCTTCGGGGGCACCCGCGATGTGTGAATCGTTTTATGCCAAAAAAGCGATCAACTCTAAAAGTGTACGCACCATTGCTGATGGTATCGCCGTACGCGATGTGAGTGTGTCCAATTTGGAGCATATCTTAGAGTGTGTGGATGAAGTGGTTACGGTGGACGATGAAGAGATTGCAGCGGCTATTCTGTTTTTGCTTGAACGTCAAAAACTGGTTGTTGAAGGTGGCGGTGCGGCGAGTGTTGCAGCCATTATGCACCAAAAATTTAACTTTACCAAAAATATGAAAATAGGTGCTGTACTTAGCGGTGGAAACATTGATGTTCAGATGCTCTCGGTGATTATCGAAAAAGGTTTGATCAAATCGCATCGTAAGATGAAGTTGGTGATTACACTTATCGATAAACCGGGCTCACTGATGCGTCTGACAGACCTGTTTAAAAATGCTAATGCCAATATTATTCAGATTGATTACGACCGATTTTCAACCAATCTTTCGTACGGTGATGCGCAAATTACGATTATGCTAGAAACCAAAGGGATTGAACATCAAAAGATGATCGGTTCACTTTTAGAAGCCGCAGGGTATGCTTTTAAAGAAGAGGTCTAAACGAAGTCAGTGAGGGGTAACCCCTCACGTTTAGTCGAGTTGTTGGTAGGCTTCTAACAGTGTTTCACGAAGAGCGTCTGAGAGTGTCTCTCCATTTTCACAATACTCTTTTAAGAAACCATCCAAATGACTCAGAAGCTCAAAGAGATCGGCTTCGATCTCTTTAGCACTCTTCTTTTTTGCCATCATCGTCTCAAAAAAGACCAATTTACGAATAAAATCAGAAAGAATCTCTAAAGCCTCATCTTCATTTTTGCCTTCTATTAGTTTAAAAGGACGCTCATCGGGTGTTTTAGAACTATCAAGACTGAGCTTTATGTTGCGCACATGATCTTGGATGATGGCTGAAAACTGCGCATAACGCTCAAACGAACCCTCATCTGAAAAGGCATCCAGTTTGTTGGTTAGTTTTCCTATCTGTTTTATCAATACAAACGCCACCATCGCTACAATCATCACAACTGGAATCAATTGTTCCATCATCTCTTATCCTTACATGTAAACCAAAATTAGTGCGATAAGATTTGCTCCAAAAAGAGTTTTAGACGGTCTGACTCAGGGTTTTGGAAAAACTCCTCAGGTGTATTTTCCTCGACGATTTGACCTGCATCCATAAAGATAATCCTATCGGCTACCTTTTTTGCAAAACCCATTTCGTGCGTTACACAGACCATCGTTTTATCTTCGCGCGCTAATTCTATCATAACATCCAAAACTTCGGCTACCATTTCGGGGTCAAGTGCGGAAGTTGGTTCATCAAAGAGCATAATTTTAGGGTTTTTACACAAACTTCGAGCAATCGCAACACGTTGTTGTTGTCCACCTGAGAGCTGGTTAGGGTATTTGTGTGCTTGATTGGCAATACCTACACGCTCCAAATACTTCATCGCAGTCGCTTCTGCCTCTTTGCGTGGCGTCTTTTTAACCCAAATAGGCGCAAGCGTGAGGTTATCGAGGATGGTTAAATGCGGGAAAAGGTTGAAGTGTTGAAACACCATGGCAACCTCTTCACGAATCGCTTTAATTTTCTTAACATCATTCACAAGCTCAATACCATCCACAATGATACTACCTTCTTGAAACTGCTCAAGATAGTTGATACAACGAATGAGCGTTGATTTACCCGAACCTGAAGGTCCACAGACAACGATAATTTCACCTTTATTGATGGTTAAGTTGACATCTTTTAAGACGTGAAAATCACCGTACCACTTGTTTAAGTTTTTAATTTCTATAATTTCTTTTCTATCTTTCATCTTCTATTCCTATCTCAAATTAGTATTAAATCGTTTTTCAAGCTTTTGGCTAAAGTTAGACATTGAGTAACAAAAGAACCAAAAGATAAAGGTAACAAACACATAGCCTTCCGTCTCATAGCCCAGCCAGTATGAA from Sulfurospirillum multivorans DSM 12446 carries:
- a CDS encoding FKBP-type peptidyl-prolyl cis-trans isomerase, with amino-acid sequence MIITKNCLVTLDYTVFDTENNLLDSGVTPLVYLHGGYGDVFEKIEKTLEGKSVGESIHIQLSPKEAFGEYKQEFVLIEERTMFEDDLEVGQNVEMVFSEDDESEIMLTYAVVEILEDRVILDANHPLSGLSIIFDGTVIGVRDATSDEIEKRLLGNEEESLVAYQD
- the ppsA gene encoding phosphoenolpyruvate synthase, with protein sequence MRYIRFFNELHLSDIALVGGKNASLGEMYQKLSTKGIRVPNGFATTSDAYRLLLKENGIDAKIQASLKNLDCADTLALQTCGHTIRELILNATLPEQLSKELQSAYHMLSQEYGSEHIDVAVRSSGTAEDLPDASFAGQQETFLNIDTPEKLLQSVKQCYASLFTDRAISYRSSRGFDHFKVALSVGIQKMVRSDKASSGVMFSIDTESGSENIILINAIWGLGENVVSGKVNADEFFVFKPTLKQGLNTILKRSLGSKKEKMLYSEATHTINVPTTPHEQNSFCITESEVLQLARHALIIEEYYKRPMDIEWAKDGLDGKLYIVQARPETVQSKLQNHISIEKYTLDSTKEAKLLTSGRAVGDKIGSGKVNVIHTTSEFARFNEGDVLVADTTNPDWEPIMKKASALITNRGSRTCHAAIVAREIGVPAVVGCGNATEVLSNTQKVTVSCAQGDEGYIYEGEIAFTCKTMDISSLKETKTKLMMNVGNPAEAFNLAKMPNDGVGLARMEFIMTHSINAHPMALVNMHKGNKVKDEEAIKAFMAPYRDAKEFFLQKISEGVGMIAAAFYPKPVIIRTSDFKSNEYRNMLGGLAYEAVEENPMIGFRGASRYYDESYKEAYAWECEALKRVRDDMGLTNVVIMLPFVRTPEEGAKVIGIMNAQGLVQGENGLKIYAMCEIPANVIIADAFLKIFDGYSIGSNDLTQLVLGVDRESGMIAHIFDERNPAVTKMLKMAIEACKAHGKYIGICGQAPSDYPEITEFLVKNGIDSISLNPDSLYKMHQVVEALEAKLT
- a CDS encoding MFS transporter, which gives rise to MKPETLPTFQKNPIIIIALITAVCLVGDSMLYVVLPTHFEEAGLTSLWQVGILLSINRLVRLPLNPLIGWLYTKISARTGVLIAVLLAFGTTLSYGLIQGFIGLLIARCFWGVAWGFLRLGAYFTILEYATDATRGKSMGLYNGLYRLGSLVGMLIGGFLADFYGLTTTSVIFSLVTLCALPVVFIVIKPTSQGMVAHHVEDERHFSLWSNRTVLSVLGIGMFFALIYQGIVTSTLSYLINIHNGSVVLIFGCLIGASSLAGILQAIRWGFEPFLAPLFGSLTDGKAGRYPLLLISTLLASILFALVSFDLPLWLWIGVLLLLQATATSLTTIADALAADTASNGAKIKIMTTYSLLIDFGAALGPMLAYVMNQFVHPYASFWFASLILLGTTLVCAKRWLKQK
- a CDS encoding B12-binding domain-containing radical SAM protein, yielding MKEILLTTFNARYAHTSIAQRYLFANLEELQERAKIVEFVINSQVVDAAEEILRYQPKIVGIGAYIWNALEVQELISILKKVAPQILIILGGPEASHFPHRVDFSKADYIIQGEGDIAFYQLCKTLLEGALPPERVIKAPMVNLSAIKLPYDYYTDHDIKNRYCYVEASRGCPFTCEFCLSSADKKVRDLEITRFIAELEKLWLRGVRNFKFIDRTFNLSIENATKLLDFFLSKTEIYFVHFEVIPDHFPSVLREKIAQFPPAALQLEVGIQTLDPEISKNIHRRLNIPKIEENLAFLQNETHAHLHVDLIIGLPGESLEGFGRNLDKLYSLTQCEIQIGILKKLSGTTISRHDEIYGMEYSDKPPYDILQNDLIPFDQMQKMKRFARFWDMIYNSGNFKKSATYLWREGKVYEGFYAFSEWLYTQTKSTWQISLDRLAELIFRYLCEVMKHEEVILKASLIEDIMTVRGRKMPSFLRDNYLPEEAQKEGSLKHNKRQLKHVTS
- the trmA gene encoding tRNA (uridine(54)-C5)-methyltransferase TrmA translates to MECSYFGKCGSCTLYTLDYEAQVEHKKAQMQTLFKPLHVNTFEYFQTPSEHYRGRSEFRIWKEGDTISYAMGSFDKKGAVCIETCPKVELKIYTLMPALLKQIETSTMLREKLFAIEFLASSEHLLVTLIYHKPLHGEWDEAAKVLEKAFGILIIGRSRGMKRLLTQDFVEDRFEIAGKAYRYHIIEGGFSQPNRLMNQKMISWVLSHLENCEDLLELYCGYGNFTIPMAQKFQKVLATEISKTSIKSALQNCELNDVHNIAFLRMSAEELTSALKKEREYNRLAGINLEEYHFSHVFVDPPRSGMDEASLAFISQFENIIYISCNPETLKRDLEVLTKQYAILHFALFDQFPNTEHLESGVILKRL
- a CDS encoding methyl-accepting chemotaxis protein, translating into MFLNQIKIKTKGWFLAIGTLCGFMANIILVSLLITGTERLILIAGSVFGMVFFFIFTRVMVISMTNSIDALSTITLDLAKGSGDLTKRIQINSKDEIAALSENINQFIEKIHQTVVASTKTSTESASMAHQFSSISHEVDKRMVAERDFVKQTKDLGDAMKTTLEQNTLNATQTSENILNASKTLNTTAQEIKHLVANIQQASEVESHTSERLQQLSQDANQVKNVLTVISDIADQTNLLALNAAIEAARAGEHGRGFAVVADEVRNLAERTQRSLTEINATINVIVQNIMDASGQMSENYKFIEQMANNSEEVELKISTTEAIIKEASDASQIASEVSQRLSLNTATIIKNIGQIYESSLQNSSDVKNLNASSDELLNLSNTLASKLALFKI
- a CDS encoding CoA-binding protein, translated to MECDISNISMPGDAGIKDIFSMCKSIAIIGLSPDPTKDSHKVARYLQECGFKIYPIYPKEEMILGETVYRTLLEIPERVDMVNMFRKPEIADSLIEEVLKKGDVKVFWLQLGIVNNQACAKAHENGLIAVQNRCTKVEYERLMK
- the ilvA gene encoding threonine ammonia-lyase, which encodes MIALSEIVKAKRQLANVVTKTPCALAPHLSEEVGAQVYLKKENLQITGAYKLRGAYNKIASLTKEERAQGVIAASAGNHAQGVAYSARSFGISATIVMPEATPLLKVTGTKALGAEVILSGDNYDEAYAYALTYAKEHGLTFIHPFEDDIVIAGQGTVALEMIDEINDLDIIVVPIGGGGLISGMASAIKQIDPKIRVIGVNASGAPAMCESFYAKKAINSKSVRTIADGIAVRDVSVSNLEHILECVDEVVTVDDEEIAAAILFLLERQKLVVEGGGAASVAAIMHQKFNFTKNMKIGAVLSGGNIDVQMLSVIIEKGLIKSHRKMKLVITLIDKPGSLMRLTDLFKNANANIIQIDYDRFSTNLSYGDAQITIMLETKGIEHQKMIGSLLEAAGYAFKEEV